The genomic segment TTTTTGGGGTGTTTCAGATGTACTGAACCATGACaaccactttgttttttttctctttccagtAACCGATCAAATACATGAACTGTGTTATGATCCGCTACGTctataatttaatacatttgccTAACCCAGATTCAGGAGTGTGAATCCGCCCGCTGGTATGAAACACATGGTTTCCAAGTCCCCACAGTAGCTGCCTGTGTGACAGCTGAGAGGAGGGCGCTCATTACATCAGACTCCTATCAAAGCCTGCTTTAATGAAGGCGAGTTGATTACAGCACCGGTGACAGATGCAGGGTGGTCAGCCAGCGATGCTAATCTTTGTCTATGCCGTCCGGCAGGTCGCGAGCAAAGTGAAAGAGCGGTGATGCTGCGAGGAGGGGTTTGCAGGGGCGTGTGGAGTTTAGCAGatagtctctcctgattgaagaGGGAGCGGGTGACTTTCAGTGGTTTACATGCTGCTCTTACAGAGACAGGCAGGCACGCTCATCTCTCCTCACAGCTGTTGTTACACTGGTACCAAAGAGGCTTCGCCCCGGTGATTCATGTCCTGCCAAGGGGAGAGGTTCTGCCTCCTGTTTGACCTCAGCGAGAATCCCACCACCCTGTGAGCGCCATATCTGGGCCATCTCGGGCCACACGGGGCCGGTCCAGATAACAGGATGGCATTCTGCTCTGATCTCCTTTCCATTCACAGGGAGACATGTTGTGGCACACTGACACGTAGATAAAATAACCCTGATTAGTGGACAAAGGCATATTTGAGCCGTCCCCTAATGACAAGCATTCGACATTTTGAGATTTTTGAGGCTGAACTTGAAACAGCTCCAAACCTTTACTGAGGGTCCTTGGCTCGGTCATGTTAGCAACGCATGGTTATAAACTGACTAGTAAAAACATGGTCTaagcttgtgttttttttactgtaattaCAATGAACTTTAATACGCAGAGTAACTCCGATCCAGCAGTGTGTGCAGCgctgtttgttttaatattgctgCTCACTACTAGGTGAGGCCAGTGCGCTCTGTTGACTCCTGAGCACCATAATTACCCTGACCTGGAATGAAAGCCGAGGCCTGACTGGCCTTAGGAAGAGGGGGCTTTCTGTTCAGCCGTCAAGAGACCAACATATTGTTCTTTTACTGTCTTGCAGGGGAAGAGACAAGTTGTGCAACaggcctccttctctctctctctctgtagctcCCCATATTTTCAGCCCCTTCCCCCAGCCTCCACCCCTCGTCTGCCTCTCCTCAGTATATGACCGCTCACATCTGGTTTTGAGTCAAGGCCAAGTTGGTTTCTCTCGGAATGGAGGGCTTTTATTTCTCAATGGCCCCGCTGCTTCTCAGGTTTCATTCTGCGGCGAGGAGTATGTAGATTGTTTACGTACTGGTGTTCCTTTCTTTATGGTGATACTTCTCAATCCTCGTTTTCATCAGCGGCGCCCACAACAATTCCCAATTAATGGCCCGTGGGAGGAGggatgctggttggctgctggtcaTCAAGGCTTTCCTGCATGTGGCGTCCCTTAAGTGTCAGTTCCAGGTGCCTTTTTATTTCTAGAAACTGTACATCCTGGAGAACTTCCACTGTTTGGCCACGACTTGTCTCCCAAGGCCCCTTCTGCATCAAATAAAGGAAATAACTGAGATTGTTGGCCTGGTTTGGACAATGGACTGCACACTACATTTGAaggaaaacagatttttttggggtgggggcaaaagaaataataaaatgtccACCAGGCTAAGTTATTTTTATACTAACTACAGCTTTatctcaaaacaaaaagaagctATTTGAAGTATTTCAGAAACCCACAACGCTTTGATATGACATGACGAAGCTTCCAGACAGTatcctgtttttgtgtgttccCCAGCACATATTTGAACTCGGATACGCATCCACACTTCTGATCAAGTTGCCATATTTCATACCCTGAGGCCAGAGGAGCTGTTTACCCAATCCTAATGTTAGCCTCCCTTGTTTTTGAAGATGCAATTTTTTCCAAACAACTGTTGTGCGGCACATGATTTGAAGAATGGACTAAAAAGAAGTCTGTATTAGGGGCCCGGAGCTTGAGAGAgaagggtggtggtggtggtggtggtgggggggtgttaaAACAAAGATGTGCAGTGTTTTCCAGTGGGAGGATGGGTGGTaagcaggcagagagagagagagagagagagagagagagagagagagagagagagagagagagagagagagagagagagagagagagactgctggGGGATGTCTGATGTCACCTGGTAGGGAGCAATGAAAGCTGCTGGTTACCCTATCCCACATAAAAGTCTGGCAGTAGGCTGAGGCTTTAGGGAAGCTTGGCAGAACTGCTGCATTAAACAGGAACAAACATCACACaccgtctctgtctgtctctcatgtcaAGACGTCTGGGAGACGGAGCCTGTTTACATGGAACGCTGTCAGCGCTTGTTTTCCAATgcactgttttttaaagacaacAGAGATCCAATACCTTATCACTTCCCTGTCAGCCTGCTGGAGGTGTTGGTCCCACACATGcaatgttttcatctgcctCCCTCCCCCCATATCACAGtataggcaactaaataaaaatgtagcctCACATAACTATGCCACTAGACGAGCAATAGAAGGAAGGTTTTCACTCCCCAGAGCTAATACCAATTTTCTTAAACGCACTGTGGGATACAGAGCCATGAactcatggaacctactaccaacagaaattataaacgtgacacgtaaatgtatgttcaaaaagcaaataatgaaacacttgggttgggtacagcatacttgtgacactagatggtgttgtactgtacataaatgtgtagtattctattacatggtttgcagttttcgcttctatggaattggatatatcagtgttttataccatgacaaaggtaaaactgcataaccactaagtggatttttaatatctgtaatataaaattgtatgatcgttattttcatgtattttaacttttgatattcgtatgttttaaatgtttgatattggtattgtaatgtaccaataccccccccccccccaaagtgCTAACACATTCGGGCGGCCTCCGGAGCCGTTTGTGATCTGATAGTGAAAGAATGAGAGCTGCTAGATGCCAGAGCTCAGTTAATTACACATGTGGTGGGCAGATTTGAGCCCGACACCGTGGGCGATGGGGATGGAGATGCCATGTGTTTCAACATTAAACTTGCAGACTGTGGTCAGACCCAGCTTTGCTCTCTCATTAGCTCTCCCAAATGGATGtaatggaggtgtgtgtgtggagcaggaggggggggtgagccATGTGTTCAACATAAGCGCTGGTTCTCTCCTCGTGCAGTCGGCAAGACGTCTCCTGATATCTGAATTTTAATTAGAGACGGGCCTGTCTTTTTGGCAGCCGGTCGGTTTATTGGCTTCATTTCATTACAGTGGAGGCTGAATCCCGTCTTTCATTTTGGAGGTGCCTCTACCTTGCTCTGCAGCCTCATGGGAACGGGGATGAGAAGAATCAATGGTTGCTTTTGATGTTCCTCTGAGCGGCGTaacagtgtctgtgtgaacTCCCTCATCCTTACACATTGCCCTTCATTAGGGGACTGCGCTACAAAGAGGGGGAGATGAAAGCATCCAGCGGAGGAGGGAAACAACAACTTGGCtacacaaaccaaaaaaaagaaggatGCATGGGGGACGCACGAACGCTCCCGTCGTCTGTAGATTCCTGTGATTTAAGGTTGCTGCTTTTTTGGGGCCCAGGGAGTGGTACCGGTTCTCTGCACCTCTCCCAGCAGCCTTCCGGCAAACCCACCTCCATcccagcaggaagtgaagtcaGCACTAGATAGGCCCTATCTCCTTTCAAACACATCccatcctcctctgcctcctctcttaTCTGCATTTCTCCCCTTCCATCTTTGTTCCTCTTatgtttccttccctcctttcccCCTTTGTGCTCCCTTTCCTCCGTTTCATTCTTTATTCCTCCCGTTTTACTTCCTGCCCCTCTTCTGTGtcgctcccctcctcctcctcctcctcctcttcctcctctccccgaGGCTCGACTCCCATTCTTtcgctgttttctctctctgtgtctctggtgGCCAATTTGCAGGGGGAGGTGTCCGAGCCTTGACCCTGAGACTCAAGCGGCCCCCCCTTTTCAGCAGTGAAGGTCAATGCCTAGATTACAGGCTGGAGGTATCATCCTCAGAAGTGAGGAATAATCACGGGGTATAAGATTGTTAAATAGAACCACAGGCCCTGGCGCTGTCATTACTCTgagaaagaggggaagagggaaggaagagagggggggggggggggagctggatCACCTAAACGCATGCAGATGTTCTGACTCTCGCTTGAGCCTCCGCTCTGTTGAAGGTACATGGAGTTCTTTTGTTTTCGAGCATctatctgttttttatttgtctcgTTTCAGTGGGGCCCCTTGATTCCGTCTGGTGAGATTTtatttcaaagtgtgtgtggagcagcttAGAGGGAAGAGAATGACGTAAATAAGTTGAATCATTTGTTGTTTAAATACTTGTGGTTTAAGGGCCTGTGCTGCACTTAATTTTCATTGTTTCCACAATCCAGTTGTAAgaatggctgtgtgtgtgtgtgtgtgtgtgtgtgtgtgtgtgtgtgtgtgtgtgtgtgtgtgtgtgtgtgtgtgtgtgtgtgtgtgcatggataCCCTCTGTATCAGCACATGTGTGGGATGGTTATGAATGCATTGTGGTTCTGTTTTATGCAGGGTATAGATTATTCACATATGACGGTGGAGCCTTttccccttcctccccctctgccCCACTTTTGTTTTATGGCATCGGAATTGTGTATTTAATCAGTCCCATCCTATCTGCACGGAAATTTCCATCTGGCAATTATTCTCcattcaaaataaacacacatgttgCTGAGAGCTCATTGTGAGGTTTGTTTTACATAAACCATAAACTCAAGAGTCAAGTTTTCaatgagaaacacaacaaaactttttttttcttttttcctaaaCCCTGGACGTCTTCCATCAAACACTTCTCAGTGGGTTCCATGTCAGGCAGGATGAGAATAAACAGctagagagagcgagagagcgagaaagagctCAGATGATGAAGTGCAttaaggttttgtttttttttgatggATGCGAGAGGTCCATTTGAAGGGCTTGGAGGAATCTTGAAAGCTTGGCTGCGGCTGCGCTCGCTGTACAGACAGTGAAACACAATAAGCGTGCAGATGTTCAAAGTGTTTGGCGGCGCTGGAGCCTCCAGCCCGCTCCCCTCTCATCTGAGTAGGAAATGCTTTAGCTGgaactgtttgttttctctgtgtctgtggtctGAACTGTAGATTCACTTACatctctgaccccccccccccttctcctcctcctcctcctcctctcctctcttcccttgTCCCAGGAGTTCTCAAATGGTGGGCTGAAGGAAGGACGATTCACAGATCAACACTGTCCCCTAGAGGGTAGGTGGAGAATGATGCCTTTTCACTAATTGATAAGCTTTGTGCGGAAAAACAATCCTTGAATATTTTATGGTGCAGGAAAGAGATCCGACGTTGTATGAAAGATTAGTATGTATGAGAAATTGGTATGTATGACTCCATAAATAACACAGCGTGAAACGTGGTAAATATACATCTGTGTACCATTCACAAAGTGCATGTTATTTCAGGATGATTGTGTAATTTTGCATGATGaaaaaagcagttttttcaTCTGCCTAAGTTTTCATTACAACTAAAGAACCATAGAAAGTACTGCCCTGTGCAGGGATTATTGACAATGAGGCTAACCACAGAAATGCAAGCTACATGATACCCAATACTAAACAAAAGACTGTAAAGGATTTACTCGGCATCacaagcacatttaaaaaatccttCTATAATCTCATCTGTAATCAAGTCAAATATCAAGATGTTACAGTTACATTTTGTGAGCTAGTATGTATAGAGCCAAAAAGAGACACTAATGCACATGTATTATggacacaaaaatataaaaagagagatttatttttttgaccACATTAATAAGCAAAGGAACAATGGGGATCTAAGTGATGTTTTTGGTTTAGTGAGGCCTTGAGATTTTCTCCGTAAGAGAAGCTCACAAACTTTTGCCTAATTTCCGGGTGAGAAAACACCACTTTTGTTCAGAACTTGATTGTTTCCTCTTGCGTCGACAGTGGTTCTTCCTCCGGAGAAAGCTGAGGGCTGCGAGAGCTACCTGCAGTACCTGCACGCGGaggacagagagcgagaggttCTCAGAGATGCCTCCAAAGCCACTGGGAAGAAACGCATCAGTCTGGATGTAAGCAGTGACTGATTGTGATTTACCTGAGCTGTGTGTCGAGTTAAATTAACATTCCTGTTCTGCAAGAGTTTCCATATTGACCTAACGTTGAGATTCCTTTACGTGCTTCTAATTACACCTCAGTTGCATTGGGACAATCATTATTAAAGGGGAGcgtttattcatatttatgtagTCCTGAAGACCTGGACATGGTATTACAGCACCAAATGAGGCACAGGCAATGTGGAACAAGACATAAGCTAGAGACCATTTTtttaactcactcactcactccagCCGCTTAACCTTAGTAGTTGGGGCTTGCATTCTTTTCTTAGAGACCTACCCTAACCCTCAGTGTAACCactacttgcctaaccctaCTTCTAGCCCAAAAATTGGGTTTTCTCCAATTTGAGGACACAGATTTTGTCCCCATTTGGATGTAGCCATCCCGAATTAATTGACCTCTAGTCTACAACAATACCATTCATGCCGTCTTGGCTGGTGCAGATCAGTTGTTTCAACAGCGAACCGGTCTTGCTTCACATGACAGGATTTTTCAAGTCAGGGAAAGGTCTCTCCTAGGTCACGCGTTCCGAGCTGGGAGTGTTGAAACTGTTGTGTGTTTCGGTGAGTGAAAGTTATTTAAACATGGGTTAGAAAATAAATGCATGGTGGGTAACTTCTATCCTAGCCACTGCTGGGTGCCCCTCTCCCGCGCGCACAGAACATCTGTCTGTATGTTGACACTGCTCCACACCATATCCTGATTGAATTTGAGGAccaataaatagaaaaaatagaTTGTAATGTTTAGACTTGGATGTTTTAAAGAAGTGCTTAGATCTGCCCTTTGGTGATCACTGCTGGATAGGTGAGCTGGGGAGATGTTATAGAACCGTAAAGCGCTGGCTCTCTCTCTGGGGTCTCTGTAAATGTACACTGGCTTTCGAAACAGTGTCAGCGCTGCACCGGGCCTGCAGCAGGGCCTATATATAtagatgtttatttttccaattatgGCCATGTTACTAGATACATCTGAATCAATGTCACTGCCAAAAAAGTTGTAACTGAGAGTGGTTGCGCTCATTTTTCCTGGAAGAAGTCATTGTGGACAGGCTCTCGGCTCGCACCCTTTTTTCTccactcccccccacacacaaggtgaaagcagctgaatggatttttattaataaattcaGCACCATCCTGTCAGCTCTCTGTACATATTTCTTTGGATATAtaagtaaatacaaaaattagATTTTAAGGTTGTTGATCTTGCTTATTTTTGCTTTGTAAGGACGTCTTTAAAGTCACCTGAAGATAAATCTCAAACAGAGTATGGGAGTGAATCTTGTGTACTTTGCTGCCCCCTGTTGTAGGAAATAGTGCATAGTTTGGTCTCTATGTTTgcaaaaatgtacatttatagTATGTTAGTATATAAAAGATATTCagctcatgtgtttgtgtctgcaggaCTTGGAGTGTGATGTGTCTGTGGAGGACGACAATCGTCAGGAATGGATCTTCACCCTCTATGACTTTGACAACAGTGGGAAAGTCACAAAGGAGGTGAATATGTTGTAGCTGTCTGAACTCCCCCCTGTCATTTTCTATCTGAGGTCCTTGGTGTATACTACAGAGTACTACTCGTCACATTGATGATATTGATCAAATACCAACAGTGTGATCTTCCTGTCGCTACAGGACATGTCCAGTCTGATGCACACCATCTATGATGTGGTGGACGCCTCAGTGAATCACTCCTGCCACAACAAGAGCAAGACTCTGCGGGTCAAGCTGACCGTCACTCCAGAGCCAAGGTGCCACCggagagaaacaggagcagGTAAATGAGATTGAAAACAGAAATTTACAACtaaaaggtttttttgtttcaaatatgCAGTGTGACATCTCAGGTTGTCTCATAGATTTTTAGATTTCGGGGGATGGTTTTGATTCTGAAACCCACTTCTTACCACTCTCAGTACAGTGTAGTGGGggtcagggccgggtctaggcaggggcaagagggggcctggcccctcaaataaatgttgtgccccctcaaactaaatcccaatttataataataataatataataaagcacaatgccccctcatgatttgtggctgccccctcatacatgcctgtctagacccggccctggtggGGGTTAAGGTTGTTTGTGCAGTGCACTCAACAATTACAGTGGCCTGTATTGTCACATATTTTTCTGTAAATGTTCAGATTTAATTAATGGTCTGCATGTATGTTTGGACTTATCAGCTACTCACTGAAATTTGTGAGTGATTATGTGAATTAGCAATTATCCACTGTAACCAATTATAGTTAAAGTGGATTTGATGTAAAAACCCAATCTCTTTGTCAGTAAATTTGGATGTTGCTGAACACTCTTTGCTGTTCTGATCTTTTGTGTTCTCTGTTTAGATCGCAGTCACCAGGATGAGGGGGGGCGCTCGGCTGACAAACGACTGTCTGCATACATCAGGTCAGTTCCTACCCAgaataaatgcttttgtgtgtttaatcagCTCTTACAGATAAGATGGGCAAAAGTGTTGGCCacttgtatatatttatatatatatatatttcttttcattttcagcagCAAAGGGCAGAGCAATGAGGCGCCGGCCACTGAGGGTCAACATTACTGTGTGGATgagaacacagagaggaggaatcaCTACCTGGACCTGGCTGGTATAGAGAACTACACCTCCAGATTTGATGGTAAGTGTCATTTTGTTATGTGTTATACCCGGCTGGTTGTTGTGAATGTACTAAATGTACAATATTAAGTCTTCATGATTATATTATAAGTACAAACTGACCTTCTGTCTCTGCCTGCAGGCACCACCCCTGTCTACCCTCCCCAGGAGCCTCAGGGACGGAGCTCCCAGAGCCAGAGCCAAAGCCAGAGCCAGAGCCGCTCCCGCTCCCAGGACCCAGAACCACAAGTTGTTCACCAGCGGCGCTCACAAGTCATCAGCGATAGCTACAACCCCACAGAGTCTCGAAGCAGGGGCACGCAGTACCTCAAATCGCCCAAAGGAAACTACAAGGGAAGCGGAGGAAATAACGGGGTCAGCGGAGGCGGCAAATCCACTAAATGTCATGGCTACCACCCTCCTCTGCAGACTACAGCAGGCCACGGAGGTCAGGATGTGTACCACTTACCGCACCAAGCCCAACCCTCCAGCCACCATCAGCACCCTTTGCAATACAGCCACAGTAAGCGCCTGAGGGCCAGAACCAGGGAGACCCTGTCCCCGACCAAAACCCCTCAGTCGCAGCCGCAGCAGCAACCTCCTGTGCTGCCCAGCatggagagagagcaggcgTCTGGCCCCCCTGGGAGCCCGGGGTTTGTGGTGCCCATGGTCCAACGCCACGAGCACCACCATCACCAcgaacaccaccaccaccaccactaccaccatTACCACCAGACATGACCGCCCTCAGTGTGCAGTGACTCAAACTGTACAGGACCAACCACAAGCGACCACACCAGTCTAAAGGACTTGACGTCATCCCACGGGAGAGTCTCACTTTCTGTCCAGGATCTTTATATTCTCTTGCAAGCTATTCAGATATATCCTGAGATTAGATGAACTGAGGAATGGTGCCTGTGTGATGCCCGATGATAAAGGACCAGAAGGATGTATTCAGAAGTTATTGTGTAATAACAAAATACGTGTGGCACAGCTTTGAAGTTTTTTGTGGATATTCCGCTGGGACTGCTGCGATCAGTACCTGTTTTCAGTAAGGGCACAAATACCAGGAAGAACCGGATCGAAGGACCCCCCTTTTCCCTCTTGTTGCTGTTGGTTGAAGTCCCAGGAAGCTTTACTGTATATCAGAGTAGgtgtgttgttctgtgtgaGACCTTTCCAAAACACGGATCTCAGGTGTAAAAGGTGCTGCTGCTCTCAAGCTTTTCACAGAGGCGTCTTCCTCTGGGGGGGCCAGATGTGGACTGAGGGGCTTCCTgtttggggagggagggggtatAAAATCACCACTGCCAGTTTTAATGCAAAAATATCTTGctatatgtataaaaaaatctatatatgtaaacacatttttattgtataattattatactgtatatgcatATTTCATCATGGATATATTAtgcatatatgtattttttgtcttttatatattttaataaacgTTATATAGTTCATTTATGTTGTTGCAGCTACAGTTTATTTCTGCTAAATtgattgagtgtgtgtctgattccTCTTTGCAGGTAAAAATATATCAACAGCTAAGTCTTATATTATTTGTTGAgatttaaatatgaattcaaaCTAATACTTTGTTGTGGACCCAAAGCAAATAATAGCATGTTGGAAAagtgttttaacattttaaattaatgggaataaattAGGCCGATACTTTGAACACAATAGATTAAATTAGAACAATGTTGTTGTCATTTGATCTGAACAGTTTCCCCTCTATGccatagttttgttttaattcaatatCACAAGGAATTGAGTAACCAGCAAGTGATTGTAGGTTTGATACACCTGGTTTTTCATCTGAAAAGCTTTGTTAATAACCATTAGCTACATCACATTATTCTGAGAGAACAGCAGCTACCCTCTACATTAATAACAGGGAACACTCCACAGGGTGGTGCCTCCAACCTGCTATAACTCTGGAGCAAGCAGCGTCTTGCTCGTTGTGTGTTTAttagtttcttatttttttacagaCAAATCTATTGAGCTGCATGCACCTAGTTAGCACAATACAAAGTGAACAGGACTCCTCTGAGACTGACGAATTCAGCCGTtatgtatttcattatttgGCACCTGTGTCTTGATTTAAGGGCTTATGAGTGTTTGACACTGAGCAGTCTGAGtcagccactagatggcagtaaaTAGCCACCAGTGAGGTGAAAAGTGAATGATACAAATACATCTGTGAGAACCGTGCTACTGACCAGCTGATTTACATACAcatgtatataaacatgtatatcACTATTGTTCATATTGGATTACACTCATGGTGTGGAATATGAAACTGCACCATAACACATTGCCAAGGTGCACCTCCTGCACACCTTgccacataataataataatgataataaaataaaattagctGCAGCCATCATTGGGTTCAAGTATTAAAGACTtgatttcatatattttatttataatatgtgaACCACTTCCTTTTATGTAATGATTTAGTTGATTGGTTCCTTTTCCCTTCATCACCACCTTATAACATTAAGTCATTTAATATCCCTGAACTGA from the Limanda limanda chromosome 11, fLimLim1.1, whole genome shotgun sequence genome contains:
- the nkd2b gene encoding protein naked cuticle homolog 2-like, with product MGKLQSKHACKRRENPEGDSFVVNAFLRKGMEECERYNATDHKLKNMQEFSNGGLKEGRFTDQHCPLEVVLPPEKAEGCESYLQYLHAEDREREVLRDASKATGKKRISLDDLECDVSVEDDNRQEWIFTLYDFDNSGKVTKEDMSSLMHTIYDVVDASVNHSCHNKSKTLRVKLTVTPEPRCHRRETGADRSHQDEGGRSADKRLSAYISSKGQSNEAPATEGQHYCVDENTERRNHYLDLAGIENYTSRFDGTTPVYPPQEPQGRSSQSQSQSQSQSRSRSQDPEPQVVHQRRSQVISDSYNPTESRSRGTQYLKSPKGNYKGSGGNNGVSGGGKSTKCHGYHPPLQTTAGHGGQDVYHLPHQAQPSSHHQHPLQYSHSKRLRARTRETLSPTKTPQSQPQQQPPVLPSMEREQASGPPGSPGFVVPMVQRHEHHHHHEHHHHHHYHHYHQT